A genomic stretch from Verrucomicrobiota bacterium includes:
- a CDS encoding STAS domain-containing protein encodes MNPLTATMSVAVTSGGVCVRIAGRANISASEDFKSLIRGLCARGHGRFVLDLAGCPLMDSTFLGVLAGLAHGAADARVDGAPPKFELLNPNGRVLGLLDNLGVLELFTVAQCVPPKEGEFHAAAPGAASKADLTRTSLEAHRMLMSLNPENIARFKDVARFLDEDLKRQTGG; translated from the coding sequence ATGAACCCGCTCACCGCCACGATGTCGGTCGCCGTGACGTCCGGCGGCGTCTGCGTGCGCATCGCGGGCCGCGCGAACATCTCGGCGAGCGAGGACTTCAAGTCGCTCATCCGCGGGTTGTGCGCGCGCGGGCACGGGCGGTTCGTGCTCGACCTGGCGGGATGCCCGCTGATGGACAGCACGTTTCTCGGCGTCCTCGCGGGGTTGGCGCACGGCGCGGCCGACGCGCGCGTGGACGGCGCGCCGCCCAAGTTCGAGTTGCTCAATCCCAACGGCCGGGTGCTCGGGCTGCTGGACAACCTCGGCGTGCTCGAACTTTTCACGGTCGCGCAATGCGTCCCGCCCAAGGAGGGCGAGTTCCATGCGGCGGCACCCGGCGCGGCGTCGAAGGCCGACCTCACGCGCACAAGCCTCGAGGCGCACCGGATGCTGATGAGCTTGAACCCCGAGAACATTGCGCGTTTCAAGGACGTGGCGCGCTTCCTCGACGAGGACTTGAAGCGGCAGACCGGCGGGTAG
- a CDS encoding CBS domain-containing protein, with product MSEEAFHLVVAGVVGVLGGITNFVFYLTTDWVKHFTLRKPGELEEAAVLLDGWQRMLVPTLGGLGAGLVLYWGLKLVGRPDSANLLEAVAAGDGRLRFRYGLIKAASSVLSVATGASIGREGVVTNLTATLASQGGQIARWQPFRLRMLVACGASAGMAAAYGAPISGAVFAAQIVLGNFAMKLFAPLIVSAVIASVVSHSFFLVPPWYQVPQVEFRDLTQLPWFLLLGLLAGVVGAMFLRMLRDIELLFSRFNLPLHLRLAAAGLVVGMIAIGFPEVWGNGYSTTNRFLEGSVPLEIACALLFAKLMSTLVTVGAGTVGGVFTPTLFLGAALGATFGGVLHALGWASATPPPIGAFALVGMGSVLAATVHAPLLAMIVVFEISLNQSLMPPLMLSCAVAAIVAKRLHPESVYTQPLQLKGIDAASEANLFGAASHQSVGDLMRAPVPPVRDNTPLPDIAAKFLTTAYNFIPVVDAGGHLLGQVSLHDLKQHLGAGAELNSVIALDIMRAAPAVLTPNQLLPDALHVLLSSEQRNIPVVNNHKEQLLVGSLVRAEALGTLSEAIDASSGQRAKK from the coding sequence ATGAGCGAGGAGGCATTCCACCTCGTGGTCGCGGGCGTGGTGGGAGTGCTCGGAGGCATCACGAACTTTGTGTTCTACCTTACGACCGACTGGGTGAAGCACTTCACCCTGCGGAAACCGGGCGAACTTGAGGAAGCCGCCGTGCTGCTCGACGGGTGGCAGCGGATGCTCGTGCCCACGCTCGGCGGACTCGGCGCGGGGCTGGTCTTGTATTGGGGCCTCAAGCTCGTCGGACGCCCAGACTCGGCGAACTTGCTCGAGGCGGTGGCCGCGGGCGACGGCCGCCTGCGCTTCCGCTACGGGCTCATCAAGGCCGCGTCCTCCGTGCTGAGCGTGGCGACGGGCGCCTCAATCGGCCGCGAGGGCGTGGTGACAAACCTGACCGCGACGCTCGCCTCGCAGGGCGGCCAGATTGCGCGATGGCAGCCATTCCGTCTCCGCATGCTCGTCGCGTGCGGCGCGTCCGCGGGAATGGCGGCGGCTTACGGCGCGCCCATTTCGGGCGCCGTGTTCGCCGCGCAGATTGTCCTCGGCAACTTCGCGATGAAGCTCTTCGCCCCGCTGATCGTGTCCGCGGTCATCGCATCGGTGGTGTCGCACAGTTTCTTCCTCGTGCCGCCGTGGTATCAGGTGCCGCAGGTGGAGTTCCGCGACCTGACGCAACTGCCGTGGTTTCTGCTGCTCGGGCTCCTCGCGGGCGTCGTCGGCGCGATGTTCCTGCGGATGCTGCGCGACATCGAGCTGCTCTTCAGCCGCTTCAACTTGCCGCTGCACCTGCGGCTCGCCGCGGCGGGGCTGGTCGTCGGCATGATCGCCATCGGCTTCCCGGAGGTCTGGGGCAACGGCTACAGCACGACGAACCGCTTCCTCGAAGGCTCGGTCCCGCTCGAAATCGCATGCGCCCTGCTTTTCGCCAAGCTCATGTCCACGCTCGTCACCGTCGGCGCGGGAACGGTCGGCGGCGTGTTCACACCCACGCTGTTTCTCGGCGCGGCGCTCGGCGCGACGTTCGGCGGCGTGCTGCACGCGCTGGGCTGGGCGTCGGCAACGCCCCCACCCATCGGCGCCTTCGCGCTCGTCGGGATGGGCAGCGTGCTCGCGGCGACGGTTCACGCGCCGCTGCTGGCGATGATTGTGGTGTTCGAGATTTCACTGAACCAGTCGCTCATGCCGCCGCTGATGCTTTCCTGCGCCGTGGCCGCGATCGTCGCGAAGCGCCTCCATCCGGAGTCCGTTTACACCCAGCCGCTCCAGCTCAAGGGCATCGATGCCGCCTCGGAGGCAAACCTCTTCGGCGCGGCCAGCCACCAGAGTGTCGGCGACCTGATGCGCGCGCCCGTGCCCCCCGTCCGGGACAACACGCCGCTGCCCGACATCGCCGCGAAGTTCCTCACCACGGCCTACAACTTCATCCCGGTCGTGGACGCCGGCGGGCACCTGCTCGGGCAGGTCTCGTTGCACGACCTCAAGCAGCACCTCGGCGCGGGCGCGGAGCTCAACTCCGTCATCGCGCTCGACATCATGCGCGCCGCGCCCGCGGTGCTCACGCCGAACCAGCTCCTGCCGGACGCGCTGCACGTGCTCCTGTCGAGCGAGCAGCGCAACATTCCCGTGGTGAACAATCACAAGGAGCAGTTGCTCGTCGGCTCCCTCGTCCGCGCCGAGGCGCTTGGAACCTTGAGCGAGGCGATTGACGCGAGCTCGGGGCAGCGGGCAAAGAAGTGA